The Eubacterium ventriosum genome includes the window TAATGTGAATATTTTTTCATCTGCACTGCTACCAAAAGAAACTGTTCCATCATCATTGTGCTGGATTCTTACTGATTCCCATCCTGTTGGTGCGTAATCATTTGCTACTGTTCTAGCGTCCTGATAAATAACATCAGCAGCATTTGCTGCCCAAACAGTATTTCTTGACTTAGTAGCGAAGTTAACTACTTCGTTAGCCTTGTCATCAATTCCATTATTTTTGTACGTTCCATAATATGTAGTGAATTTTCCATCGTCACTTACATTGTTGATAGATGTAAATTTCTTATCTACCAAGATTGGATCATTCTTTACACCACTAACAGTAATTAGGTTTCCGTTTGCTACATTAACAAAGAAAACTTCTGCGTGGATTGTTGCCTCTTCGGCACCATCAATTGCCTCTGTGCTTGTTGCTGCTGATGCTGCCATTACAGTCATGTTAAATGTCTGTGATGTAAATAACATTGCAACTACCAAAACAATTGACAATAAAGATTTGTACATCTTTTTCATCTTCATTTTTCTTCCTCCTAAATAAATTCAAACAATAAAAACACTCTTCTCTTTTTTGTGTAAGGTTGACATTAAAACGTTTTTATTTTCTTATATTTTAGCACTTATTGATATATTTTTTCAAATTCGAAAATGTTTTTAAGCACTCTACACAAATAGTCTCTTTGTTTTTTTTGCACTTTGCATATATATTTTATTGTTTTTTTTATTGTTTTTCTTGTTTTTTATTAATTGGCATTTTTTGTCGCAAAAACGTTTTTATTGGTTTTTGCTTAAAAATGTCTTTTCTTTTTACTAATAATTCTGTTTTATTTTACTAATAATGGTGTTTTCTTTCACTAAACTCTCTCTTTTTCGCCACTTTTAAGCAAAAAAGAACAGCCGGATTTAATTCAAAAATCAATCTGACTGTTCCTTTTTTATAAATTTAATCTAATGCTAATATTCCATTTGTGGCAATTACTTCTTTAATTTAACTTTTCGGTTAGACCACTTACCATAATAAACTTCTCCATTTACTACTTTGTAAGCCCTGACCCTGATAAAGTACTTCTTATTAGCCTTTAATTTCTTAATTGTAAATTTGGCTTTCTTATAGTTCTTTACCTTTGCTTTTTTAAATTTCTTTGATGTTGATATCATTACCTGATATCCTTTTACACCCTTTGCTGTTTTTAATGTAACTTTTAATTTCTTAGCACTTCTCTTCTTAGTTGCCTTTTTAATTTTAACCTTTGGTACCTTTACGGTTTGTGCAGTTTTTGTAGTTACAATTTCTGTTGTGGAAACTGTAGGTGTTTCCTTTGATGTTTCAGGTTTAGTTGTCGTTCCTGTTTCTGACGGAGCAATTGTTGTAGGTGTCTGTGTTGTTGGCACTACTGTTGTAGCCTTTTCTGTTGGTGCTACTGTTGTTGGTGCTACTGTTGTTGGCACTACTGTCGTAGCTTTTTCCGTTGGTGCTACTGTTGTTGGTGCCTGTGTTGTTGGCACTGCTGTTGTAGCTTTTTCTGTTGGTGCTGCTGTTGTTGGTGCCTGTGTTGTTGGCACTACTGTCGTAGCTTTTTCTGTTGGCGCCTGTGTTGTAACTGGCGCTACTGTTGTTGTTTTTTCTGTTGGTGCTACTGTTGTAACCGGTGCCACTGTTGTTGGCTTTGAACCTGTGCCATCCTTAAATGTATATGTTATCTGTGTAGCAGCTGACATTTTTCCGTTTTTAACAGATCTTACTGATACTGTATAGTCACCATTTCCATTTGCAAAAACATCTGCTGTCAAATTAATTGAACTATTTACCGAGCTTCCTGCAAATACTCCATCCACATATACATTATAGTTTTCAATATCACTTGATGGTGCCTGCCATGCAAAATAATATGGAAGATCTTTGTTTCCTGCATATGTTAATCCAATTGGTGCAGGTATTGTATCATCTTCATCTATCTTTGTAGTAGGAGCAACTGTTGTTGGTGCTACCGTTGTAGCTTTTTCTGTTGGTGCTACTGTTGTTGGTGTCTGTGTTGTTGGCACTGCTGTTGTAGCTTTTTCTGTTGGTGCTACTGTTGTTGGTGCCTGTGTTGTTGGCGCCACTGTTGTTGTTTTTTCTGTTGGTGCTACTGTTGTAACCGGTGCCACTGTTGTTGGCTTTGAACCTGTGCCATCCTTAAATGTATATGTTATCTGTGTAGCAGCTGACATTTTTCCGTTTTTAACAGATCTTACTGATACTGTATAGTCGCCATTTCCATTTGCAAAAACATCTGCTGTCAAATTAATTGAACTATTTACAGAGCTTCCTGCAAATACTCCATCCACATATACATTATAGTTTTCAATATCACTTGATGGTGCCTGCCATGCAAAATAATATGGAAGATCTTTGTTTCCTGCATATGTTAATCCAATCGGTGCAGGTATTGCATCATCTTCATCTATCTTTGTAGTAGGAGCAACTGTTGTTGGTGCTACTGTTGTTGGTGCCTGTGTTGTAACTGGTGCTACTGTTGTAGCCTTTTCTGTTGGTGCCTGTGTTGTAACCGGTGCTACTGTTGTAGCCTTTTCTGTTGGCGCCTGTGTTGTAACCGGTGCTACTGTTGTTGGTTCATTATTTTTAAATTTTGCAAGAAATTCTGCATTTTCATTAACAAATGTATTCTTATTCTGTGATGAATCCCAGTTAATTGACCATGACATAATTCCCCTTATTCCCGGATAATTATTATTAAGCTCTGTGAACGCACTTTGAAGTACTTCATTTGTTACCTGACCACTACCTGCTGCACTCTGTGATGAAGGTACTCCGATTACTACCTGATCAGGTCTAAGTGGTGCAAAATATGTTGACTCATCAGTTGAATTTGTATAATAAGCTCCAACATGGAATCCCTTAAGAAGCATTTCGCACATTGCTACTATTCCTTCTTTTGTTCCCATATTATATGATGTTCCATCAAGTCCTGTAATAGGTGATGAATTGTATAACTGAACATGCACATAAGATGTTTTGTCTCTAAGTGCATTAATCATTGGAAGATAAACTCCCGCTCTTGTGTCACAATACTGGTTAATTCCACCATAGAATGAATAACCTAACTGTACATAAAATGTTTCAGGTGCCCATGAAAGTATGAAATCATTTCCATAGCTATCACAAATTGTACGAATGGCTTTAATCATATTTACAACTTTAGGTGATGTTGGATTATTTATATCTTTATCATTTCCACTTTCAAACTGTACTGAAGACTGTTCAAGGTCAATATCAATTCCATCAAATCCATATTCATTTATAATTGACTTTATATCACTTACAAACTGATTTACAGCATTGTCTGATGTTAATGAGAAATATCCTTCATAACCACCAATTGACAACACAATCTTCTTTCCCTGTGCCTGTAATGACTTTACATCTTTCTTAAAGTCATCCTTTGTGTAATCACTTGTAAGACCTGATATATCAAACTTCATCTTTCCGTCAGTACTTCCTGCCTTTTCAGGTTCTGCAAATGAAATATTAATAACATCCCAGTTTTTGTCCACATCTCTAAGCTTAATAAATGGATTTCCGTCATTATTCCATGTATGGTAGTAGCCAATCATTAATCTTGATGAAAGACCTGTTGTTACTGTTCCCGGATTTGTTGTCTGTTCTGGTGCTTTTGTTGTTGTAGCTGTTGTCTGAACAGGCGTCTTTGTAGTAGCGTCCTGAGTCAATCCCTGGACTGTTACTTCTATTGTCTGCCCTTCTGTTTCATATCCATTCAAATTAGCTGTTACTCTAATAGTATGTTTTCCGTTAGTTGTAAAAGTATATGTTGTTGATGTTGCCACAGTATATGATTCAATATACTGCCCATCTATGTATACTTTGTATGTCTGTCCACTAGCAATCTGTTCCTGTGTCTGACCCCATACATATGTAACTTTTCCGGCTTTCTGTTCCTGAATTGTTAAACCGATTACTTCTGTTGGTTTTAATTCAGGCTGACCTGCTGCAGTTGTTTCGTTCTTTGTTGTAGATGCTACTGTTGGTGCTTCTGTAACTGGTGTTTTAGTTGTTGGAGCAACTGTAGTAGCTTGCTTTGTTGTTGGTTGCTCATGTTTCTCTAATGAATCCATAAGAGATGACATTGATTTTGCCCATGTATAATTATTTGTAGCATCCCAGTTTATTGACCACGTCATAACACCTCTTAATGTTGGGTATGCCTTTGGTGCTGTAAATTTTCCTGATGATGTTCCATTAACAAGAGCTTTTACTGCTGTTGAAATTATGTCTGTTGACACATATCCACTTGATGCAGCTTTAGATGTTGATGGTAATCCCAGTGCAACCTGATCAGCTCTAAGTCCGTTTTCTAACAATAATGTTGAAAGGGATGTTAAGAAATCTGCTGTTCCAACCTGTGCATTAAATCCATTGTATCCATTCATTGCCCCTGAATTATAGAACTGTGGATAACAAATTGTAAGAATATCTCTAATCTTATATGCTAATCTGTAATATGCAGATGTAGCCATTGTTCCGTTAGGATTTGTATCCTGGAAATAATATGTTTCAGGTGCCATTGTAATAATAAAATCTTCACCAAAATGATTACGTACAGTTCTAAGTGCTTCTGCTATATAATCTGTTCCTGATACTGCACCTCCTTCAAAGTCAATATCTACACCTTCAAATCCATATTCTTCAATTATTGAAATAAGGCTTGTTGCAAACTGATTTGCAGCTTCCTCATTTGTTATATAAGTAGTTCCTTCTGCTCCACCTACAGAAATGATTACATGCTGACCTTTCGCCTTAGCATTTTTAATATCCTGAATAAATTGTGCTTTAGTATAACCACCTAGCGCATTAGACAAATCCTTATCAAGTTCAAATGTAACTTTGCCCGGTGTTGTTGATGAGTTAGCAAAAGATACACAAATCATATCGTAATAATCCGGTACATCTGAAATCTTTAATGCTGTTGAGCCATTAAGGAAATTATGCCAATAACCTGTTACCATATGTTCCGGTAATTTAGAATTAACTGTATAGTTATTTTCTGTTGTTTCCTGCTCACTTCCACTATTTTTAGTTGTCTGAACTTCTCCTGCAACCAAATCAGTTCTTAATTTCCACAATGTTGCCGCATCTGTTGGTGACCATCCCAAATTAGATGTATGAGCATATGTACATTCATATACTTTTCCTTGATACTGAACAAGATTTCCCAATCTATATACAACACTATTTGGAGACCATTCAGGATAGTTTCCAGTTGCCTGTTTTGTTGTATCATTTTCTTTTTTTGTTGTAACAGAAGCTGTTGTTACCTGCTGTCCCTTTGTTGTATTTTGTTCT containing:
- a CDS encoding glycosyl hydrolase family 18 protein, whose protein sequence is MKGKKRILRKGLSGKILSFTMALAMVANLMGGYCAATELSTKEVKAANAEQPPYRNVMYYGDWSIYSGQKNFTPDKIDGSLITHLNFAFMDADANGDLITTDTWADYENPNVGFSVGTDNKYAGVLGAMVLLRQKYPNMKIGVSVGGWTRSGDFPKIAASETTRKNFANNVAKFVHYYGYDFVDIDWEYPTADRDPDPEGNGVAIDKGCKGSAADTQNYTLLLQAIRDALDSYGAKDNKHYELSVAMSASPKMMAAIEYEKVLKIVDFANMMTYDLNGAWGGFTAHQTALYTNPAYDEGDAGLSVDSCIKYLENKYGDNIDYSKIVVGVAPYTRGWKEVKKDTGRDSKNPGLYADATGENGVTYAYSDIDSLVSKYNLTKYWDDVAKANYYYSESSGMFFTCDTEESVAEKGKYVKQKHLGGLISWMASLDASSTITKTMKESLYGSAAIPNQKIVAPANDGIETTVTTSGDSYTITLKNTNSSVTKASGSKDISVMPWAEYFGKTLSYPSISIETQNGETLSGDWSAGGTITTENGKTVVTPPEWSSKTLEPGASLTFTLKSGKGTANAQNIKGITLRQKAVSAGEILSTKVVYKNGDYVEPSEDVTTKSQQTTNSQTQTTAKEQNTTKGQQVTTASVTTKKENDTTKQATGNYPEWSPNSVVYRLGNLVQYQGKVYECTYAHTSNLGWSPTDAATLWKLRTDLVAGEVQTTKNSGSEQETTENNYTVNSKLPEHMVTGYWHNFLNGSTALKISDVPDYYDMICVSFANSSTTPGKVTFELDKDLSNALGGYTKAQFIQDIKNAKAKGQHVIISVGGAEGTTYITNEEAANQFATSLISIIEEYGFEGVDIDFEGGAVSGTDYIAEALRTVRNHFGEDFIITMAPETYYFQDTNPNGTMATSAYYRLAYKIRDILTICYPQFYNSGAMNGYNGFNAQVGTADFLTSLSTLLLENGLRADQVALGLPSTSKAASSGYVSTDIISTAVKALVNGTSSGKFTAPKAYPTLRGVMTWSINWDATNNYTWAKSMSSLMDSLEKHEQPTTKQATTVAPTTKTPVTEAPTVASTTKNETTAAGQPELKPTEVIGLTIQEQKAGKVTYVWGQTQEQIASGQTYKVYIDGQYIESYTVATSTTYTFTTNGKHTIRVTANLNGYETEGQTIEVTVQGLTQDATTKTPVQTTATTTKAPEQTTNPGTVTTGLSSRLMIGYYHTWNNDGNPFIKLRDVDKNWDVINISFAEPEKAGSTDGKMKFDISGLTSDYTKDDFKKDVKSLQAQGKKIVLSIGGYEGYFSLTSDNAVNQFVSDIKSIINEYGFDGIDIDLEQSSVQFESGNDKDINNPTSPKVVNMIKAIRTICDSYGNDFILSWAPETFYVQLGYSFYGGINQYCDTRAGVYLPMINALRDKTSYVHVQLYNSSPITGLDGTSYNMGTKEGIVAMCEMLLKGFHVGAYYTNSTDESTYFAPLRPDQVVIGVPSSQSAAGSGQVTNEVLQSAFTELNNNYPGIRGIMSWSINWDSSQNKNTFVNENAEFLAKFKNNEPTTVAPVTTQAPTEKATTVAPVTTQAPTEKATTVAPVTTQAPTTVAPTTVAPTTKIDEDDAIPAPIGLTYAGNKDLPYYFAWQAPSSDIENYNVYVDGVFAGSSVNSSINLTADVFANGNGDYTVSVRSVKNGKMSAATQITYTFKDGTGSKPTTVAPVTTVAPTEKTTTVAPTTQAPTTVAPTEKATTAVPTTQTPTTVAPTEKATTVAPTTVAPTTKIDEDDTIPAPIGLTYAGNKDLPYYFAWQAPSSDIENYNVYVDGVFAGSSVNSSINLTADVFANGNGDYTVSVRSVKNGKMSAATQITYTFKDGTGSKPTTVAPVTTVAPTEKTTTVAPVTTQAPTEKATTVVPTTQAPTTAAPTEKATTAVPTTQAPTTVAPTEKATTVVPTTVAPTTVAPTEKATTVVPTTQTPTTIAPSETGTTTKPETSKETPTVSTTEIVTTKTAQTVKVPKVKIKKATKKRSAKKLKVTLKTAKGVKGYQVMISTSKKFKKAKVKNYKKAKFTIKKLKANKKYFIRVRAYKVVNGEVYYGKWSNRKVKLKK